CCCTTTCCCTGGGCGTACATACTGCCAAGAATGTATTGGGCATCAGGGTTTCCTTTATTGGCCAGAGGCGTAAATTCATTGAGTGCGTTGCTGTATTGCCCGCGAAGGTACTGATCCAGTCCGTCGCTGTAATCTGCAGATGCCCCCATTGGATTGCACACTAAGAGGCCGACCAATAGCATGAATAGGACTTTCATGGTTCATTCTCCTTTTTTGTTTATTGCGTTTTCTAACTTCTATATTATTTCAAAAAACTCTCACGTCAGCCTTTGCTGTTTTTGAGCAAATCGACAGAGGTGATGCCTCATAAATCAGAGAAATTCTCAGTCATTTCCGTCATTAAAACTGAGAGGTCAAACACCGCTGTCGGTGTCACGGGTTGAATTTCTGCTGATCTTTGCGCAGAAACAATTTTTTAACCTCTGTGATGACTATGATTGCCACCGCTCCGACGGCACAGACGGAAAGCTCTTCCCATCTCAGAGGGAATGTGCGGAAAACCAGGTTGAAAAAAGGAACATAGATGATAATCATCTGCAAAATCAACGTAACTCCCACGGCGGCTAAAAGCATGGGATTGCTGAACCAGGAATAGGAAAACAATGATTCATGCTGTTTACGAACGCACAGTGCATAGGCCATCTGACAGAAAGTCAACATAGTAAAAACCATGGTCTGCCAGGCCGGCGAACCGGTGCCATTATTCCAGAACCCGTATCCGGCTCCCACTGAAATCAGACCCACGATCAGTCCCATCATAATAATCTGCCATCCCAAACCCCGGGCAAAGATCCCTTCCTTCGGATCAAACGGCGGGCGATCCATAATTTTCTGCTCAGGCTCTTCATATCCAAGGGCGATGGCAGGTAGGCCGTCGGTCACCAGGTTGATCCATAAAATCTGAATCGGAAGCAGCGGAAGCGGCATGCCCAGCAGCGGCCCGGTAAGCATCACAACGATTTCGCCCGTGTTTCCCGTGAGAATATATCTGACAAATTTACGGATATTATCATAGATACGGCGCCCTTCTTTAACGGCGGCAACAATGGTGGCAAAATTATCGTCCAGAAGAACCATGTCGGAAGCTTCCTTGCTGACATCGGTACCGGTAATCCCCATTGCCACACCGATATCAGCTGATTTCAGGGCCGGCGCATCATTGACGCCGTCCCCGGTCATGGAAACGATCTCGTGATGTTCTTGCAACACATCGATGATAATCATTTTATGACTGGGTGAAACCCGGGCAAAAACCGAGATTTCCGGAATCCTGGTAGCCAGCTCTTCTTCAGTCATCTTTTCCAGATCCTGGCCCGTCAGGAATGTGTCTGTATCCGTAAGGCCCAATTGTCGTGCAATGGCGACAGCCGTCAGGGGGTGGTCTCCGGTGATCATCACGGGCCGGATGCCCGCCTGTTTACAAAGCCGCACCGCCTCTACGGCTTCAGGACGTACCGGATCGATCATGCCGGCCAGACCCAGATAAACAAGGTTCTGTTCATAACGCTTTGGCCGGTCCAGTTCATCCTCATCAACAAACCGATATGCCAGCCCCAGCACCCGGATACCGTTTTCAGCCATGGCGGTATTTTCAGCCAGAATTGCATTTTTTTGTTTGTCATCGAGAAGCTCGATCTTCCCGTTTATCAGGATGCGGCCGCAACCATCGATCAATCCGTCTGCGGCTCCCTTGGTCAACAGGATATGGTCGGTATGTCCGTCCTGTTCAGATAAAGCAGAAACGGGATAGGCAGAAGCCTTATCAAAAGAAACTGGCATGGCATGAACCGTGGACATGCGTTTGCGTTCCGAGTCAAAGGGCAATTCTCGTACACGCGGCAAAAGTGTATTAAGATCGGTCTGGACCAGTCCTGCCTGACGGGCGGCAATCACCAGCGCCCCTTCGGTGGGATCCCCTAAAATATCATGCCCATTGCCATCGTTTATCACTGCATCGTTGCACAGCATTCCTGTCAGCAGCAGCAAAGAAAGATCGATATCCTGTGTGTGTCCGACCACTGCCGGGTCAAAAGTCACCCGGCGATCCGGCAGCACCACTTGAGTCACAGACATTTTATTCTGGGTCAATGTCCCTGTTTTATCCGAACAGATCACGGTCACGCTGCCCAGGGTTTCAACCGCAGCAAGCTGCCGGATCAGCGCATTTTTTTTCAGCATCTGCTGGGCACCAAGAGCAAGGGCAATGGTGACCACCGCCGGCAGGCCTTCTGGAATAGCGGCCACTGCCATGCTGATGGCGGTCATGAACATCATCTTCCATCCGGCACCCTGCATGTACATCAACCCGGCCACCACAAAAATCAAGACCACTGCCGCCATGGCCAGAGATCTGCCCAGCCTGGCCAACCGGCGCTGCAAAGGGGTCTTTTCATCTTCCACCCCATGCAGCAGCGTGGCGATTTTCCCCAGTTCCGTGTGCATTCCCGTGTTTGTCACCACGGCATATCCGCGCCCGTAAGTAACCACGGTCCCCATATAGATCATGTTTTTCCGGTCCGCCAGGGCATAATCATCCCCTTCAAGCCGGTGGGAATGTTTGTCCACCGATTCTGATTCACCG
Above is a window of Desulfotignum balticum DSM 7044 DNA encoding:
- a CDS encoding cation-translocating P-type ATPase; translation: MQEPHILTAENVLKHHATIAGQGLSGAEAAQRLDTHGPNELVEKGRKSAWRILLAQVKEVMILILLAAVFISAALQEYIDAIVIFIIVVLNTLLGFWQEFKAENAMAALKKMTVPNVRVLRDGSEQQISAKDLVPGDILLIESGNVVPADARLIEAVNLKVQEAALTGESESVDKHSHRLEGDDYALADRKNMIYMGTVVTYGRGYAVVTNTGMHTELGKIATLLHGVEDEKTPLQRRLARLGRSLAMAAVVLIFVVAGLMYMQGAGWKMMFMTAISMAVAAIPEGLPAVVTIALALGAQQMLKKNALIRQLAAVETLGSVTVICSDKTGTLTQNKMSVTQVVLPDRRVTFDPAVVGHTQDIDLSLLLLTGMLCNDAVINDGNGHDILGDPTEGALVIAARQAGLVQTDLNTLLPRVRELPFDSERKRMSTVHAMPVSFDKASAYPVSALSEQDGHTDHILLTKGAADGLIDGCGRILINGKIELLDDKQKNAILAENTAMAENGIRVLGLAYRFVDEDELDRPKRYEQNLVYLGLAGMIDPVRPEAVEAVRLCKQAGIRPVMITGDHPLTAVAIARQLGLTDTDTFLTGQDLEKMTEEELATRIPEISVFARVSPSHKMIIIDVLQEHHEIVSMTGDGVNDAPALKSADIGVAMGITGTDVSKEASDMVLLDDNFATIVAAVKEGRRIYDNIRKFVRYILTGNTGEIVVMLTGPLLGMPLPLLPIQILWINLVTDGLPAIALGYEEPEQKIMDRPPFDPKEGIFARGLGWQIIMMGLIVGLISVGAGYGFWNNGTGSPAWQTMVFTMLTFCQMAYALCVRKQHESLFSYSWFSNPMLLAAVGVTLILQMIIIYVPFFNLVFRTFPLRWEELSVCAVGAVAIIVITEVKKLFLRKDQQKFNP